Sequence from the Nocardia brasiliensis genome:
CGGCGAGCTCGAGGACCGGATACAGCGGGCGCTGCATCGAGAGCTCGGCATCCCCGGCGGCACGATCATCCGCAGTCACGCCGAACTACGCGCGCTGCTCGACAGCGACCCGTTCCCCGGCCTGACCCACGGGCGCGGCACCTATCTGGTGGCAACCTTCTTCAAGGACGGGACGCAGGCATCGGGCGAACTGCCGGACCAGCCCGACCCCCTGACCCGCGTCGTCGGCTACGACAAATCCTGCCGCGCCTTCCTCGCCGTGATCGACAACAGCGAGCCGGGAAAGACCCCCGACTTCATGAGCTGGCTCGACAAGACCTACGGCAAGAACATCACCACCCGCACCTGGCTGACAGTGCAGCGCATAGTCAAGAAGATGGAAGCGTAGCGGCGCCGGGCGCGGTGGCGTTGCAGAGGAATGCTGTCGGGGTGCGGCCGATTCGGGTGATGATCAAGGTGAAGGGCTGGGCGCCTTGCGGTTTCAGGGTGCGGCGGAGTTTGTCGGGGTCGACGTCGACGCCGCGGACCATGATCTCCAAAGGGCCGCAGTCGTGCAGGCGGAGGGCGGCGCGCAGCGTCTTCTCGCGGTAGTCGAGGCGCTCGATGACGCGGAAGCCGCGGGTGCCGGGCGGGACGGTATCGCCGGTGAGGTAGGCGATGCGCGGATCCAGTTGCCAGAGACCGTGTTTCGCGGCGTAGTGGCGCACCAGGCCGGCCCGGACCACGGCGCCGTCGGGATCGACGATCCAGGCGCCGGGCGCCTGCTCGGGGATCTCGTCGGGATCGGCGTCGGTGAGGGTGAAAGATGTTCCGGCCGAGGACAGTACGGTCGCGCGCCGGCGGACCGCGGGATCGGCCACACCGCGTGACCACAGGCATGCTTCGCGGACCGCGCCGTCGAGCGAGGCGACCTCGATCTCGCCGGGCCAGTCCAGCCGGTCGAAATCCAGTCCGGGAGCACACTTCACGACCAGATCGCGGCCCGGGTAGGCGGCGAGCAGGTCGGGCAGTGGCGGTTGCAGCTTCGCCGGATCGTGCGTGCGCCTGCCATCGGCGCGCCGGGCCGGATCGGCGACCACGACGGTGCCCCTACTGACCGGCACCAATGCATCCGCCTTGGCCAGCAGCACATTTCGCGGATCGGCGAGATTGTGCGCGGCCATCGCCAGCCGCACCTCGTCGAGGTCGCTGCCGAGCACCGCGGGACATACGCGCGCCAGCTCGGCGAGTTCGGCACCGATCGAGCATGTGACGTCGTGCACGGCGCGCCCGGCCAGCCGCGCGGCCCGATGCCGGGCGACCAGCGTCGGCGTGGCCTGCTGCAGGGCGTCGTCGGTGAACAACCACTCCCCCGCGCCGGTCAGCTTGCTACCCGCCTTGCGCCGCAGCCGCACCGTCTCGACGAGCGCGGCCGACCACGTGCCGTGGTCGCGCCGCACCCGCTCCAGATCGCGCAGCAGCGAGGCCGAAGTCAGCTCGAGCCGGTCCACCTCGGCCAGTGCGGCGCTACCCGCCGCACTGCCGAGGAAGGCGACATCGGCACGACCGAAACCGTACCCCACTACTCGGTCGAGCTGTTCGCACCCGCCGCGCCGGCTTCCATCCCCCACGGCTTCACACCGGTGATCATCGCGTTGTAGAAGAACTGGCGCGGCACCACACGGCGCATCACGTTCTCGTCCAGCCAGCTCAGCCGCAGCCATGCCTTGTACATGGCCATCCGGTAGCCCATGGTGAGCTTCTCATCCGGCACGGCCGCCTCGAAGGTACGCACCGGCCAGCCCCACAGCGCCGCCGCGAACTCCTCGGTGCTCGCCTTGACCTCGACGGCGCCGGCTGAGCTCGCCATGGCCTCGAGGTCGCTGGGATCGAAGGTGTGCAGGTCGACGACCGCCTCGAGCGCCGCAGCCCGCGAGGACTCGTCGAGCTCGGTCTGCGGGCGCCGCCAGCCGGCCAGCTGCGGCAGCTTGGTGACGGTGGTGGTGGCCTTCCAGGTGATCCGGCCGAGCCAGCGCGCGTAGAAATTACCAGCGGTGGTCGGCTCGCCCGCGAACACGAAGCGCCCGCCCGGCTTGAGCACGCGCAGGCATTCCTTCAGTGCCAGTTCGACATCCGGGATGTGGTGCAGCACGGCGTGCCCGCACACGAGGTCGAAGGTGTTGTCCTCGTACGGGATGGTTTCGGCGTCGGCGACCCGGCCGTCCACGTCGAGGCCGAGGTTCTGCGCGTTACGCAGCGCGACCTTCACCATGCCCGGCGACAGGTCGGTGACGGAGCCGGTCTTCGCCACGCCGCCCTGCATCAGGTTCAGCAGGAAGAAGCCGGTACCACAGCCCAGCTCGAGGGCGCGCTCATACGGCAGCGGTGCGGGACCGACGGCCGCGTCGAACCGGCCACGGGCATATTCGATGCAACGCTCGTCGTAAGAGATCGACCACTTGTCGTCGTAGGTCTCGGCTTCCCAGTCGTGGTAGAGGACCTGGGCAAGCTTCGTATCCTTGCGCGCTGCTTCGACCTCGGCCTCGGTGGCGTGCGGGTTCGGCGCGGGGTCGTCAGGGCGTACCGTCATGGCAGCCAAGCCTACTCGAGGTCATCGAGTGATCCCGTCGTCGGCCCACCCATTAGGACACCCGCTGGACCGGCGGCCAGATAGCAACCTGTTCCTATCAGGCGATCTGCCGGAAACCGCTGCTCAGCACCCCGCGGCGGAGATCACACGGGGCACCGGCGCACGGCTCAGTGACCGACGAAAGCGGCCGATCCGGGACCGTTGGCCAGATAGGACTCGGTACCGATACGACGGTCCTCGGTCCGGAACAGATCAGACCATTCGGTCTGTGCGCGATCCAGCCCGTGCGGGCCCGCCTCGAACACCGCCTTGGCCGCGGCCAGCGCCCGTGCCGGCGCTTCGGTGAACCGCCGAGCCCACCGCAGCCCGGCGGCGTACACATCGTCGGGCGCGACCACCTCGTCGACCAGACCGAGCGACAGCGCCTCGGCGGGCTCGACGAACCGGCCGCTGTAGACGAGGTCCTTGGCCGGGCCGGGCCCGATCAGCAACGCCAGCCGCCGGATCCCGGCGAGCGGGATCAGTCCGGCCTTGATCTGCGGCAACCCGAGTTTGACGTTGTCGCCGATGATCCGCCGGTCCGCGCCGAGCGCGAGCTCGAGGCCGGCACCGAGTCCGTAGCCGCTGATCGCCGCCACCGTCGGCTGCGGCAGCCGGGCCAGACACCCGAGGTGGCCCTGGAGATCCGCGGCCAGCGCGCGCGCCTGGTCCGCGCCGAGCCCGGCCAGTTCGGCCAGATCGTCGCCCGCGCAGAACACCCGCTCGTCGCCGTAGACCAGGACCGCGGCGACCGCCGGATCGGCCGCGACCGTCTCGGCCGCTTCGGCCAGCTCCCGTGCCAGCTGCAGGTTCAGCAGGTTCAGCGGTGGGCGGTCGATCCGGAGGACGGCCACGCGGCGCGCGGCATCACCCTCGGTCAGCTCCAGGGTCACGAATTCGGCCATGGGAGCAAACGCTACCGGGTGCCCGGCCGACGCCTCACTCGCGCACGGATCCCTTGAGCTTGCTCGAATCCGGCAGATCGGCCAGGTAGCGCCCGTTGTCCGGGAACATCAATACCCGCCGCCCGTCGCGTTCGACCAGCTCCGGCATGATCGGCTCGATCCGCGCGTCGACCGCGAGGATCTCCGCGGTGGAGCCGAACGCGCTGAGCGCCTGCAACTGCGACCAGGTCGGCGGCAGCAGCACATCGGTGCCCTCGCGCCACCGGCGTAACGCCTCGGCGGCGGTACGCCAATCGACCTGCGCCGCTTCGGAAGTGGCGCCGTCGGCCAGCTGCCCCTCGGGCAGCACCGCGACGAAGAAGCGGGTGTCGTAGCGGCGCGGCTCGACCACCGGCGTGATCCAATTCGCCCACGGCCGAAGCAGATCCGCGCGCAACACCAGGTTCTCCTCGGCAAGGAACCCGGCGAAGGACAGCTCGCGGCGTTCCAGCCTGCCGCGTGCGGCGCGATACCCGGTGGTGTCGGAGACGACCGTGTCCGCGGTCGGACCGGCAAGCAGCACCCCGCACTCCTCGAAGGTCTCCCGCACCGCGGCACAGACCAGCGCCTTGGCCCGCGGCTCGGTGGTCGCGAATCGCTCGGCCCACCAGGCAGGTTCGGGTCCGGTCCAGGCGATGTCGGCGGTGCCGTCGGTGGGATCGACGCCGCCGCCGGGGAACACGGTCATCCCGGCCGCGAACGCCATCGCGCCGACCCTGCGCTGCAGGAAGATCTCCGGCCCTGCGGCACTGTCACGCACCAGCATCACCGTCGAGGCATCCTTGACCGGCGGGACCACCTGAGAGTCGGCCGCGGTATTCGTCTCACTCACCCCTGCACAGTAACCCGCGTGCGCTACGCGCTGTCACGGGTAGACCGGTCAGCGGGTGCGATGCTTGCCCGCCCGGCGGGCGCGCCGGGCGAAGTAGCGGCCGTCCACCTGATCCAGCGCGATCGACTGCCGGAAGGCATCGCTGAGATTGGCCGAGGTGAGCACGTCGGTGAGCAGACCCTGCGCGATCACCTGGCCCTCGTTGAGCAGCAGACCGTGCGTGAAGCCGGGCGGGATTTCCTCCACGTGATGGGTGACCAGCACGATGGCGGGCGCGTCCGGGTCGGCGGCCAGATCGCCGAGCCGTTCCACCAGTTCTTCGCGGCCGCCCAGGTCCAGACCCGCGGCAGGCTCGTCGAGCAGCAGCAGTTCCGGATCGGTCATCAGGGCGCGGGCGATGAGCACCCGCTTGCGCTCGCCCTCGGACAGGGTGCCGTAGGTGCGGTCGGAAAGATGTTCGGCGCCCAGGCTTTCCAGCATGTCGACGGCACGGTCGGTGTCGACGTCGTCGTAGCGTTCCCGCCACCGGCCGAGCACGGCGTAACCCGCCGACACCACCAGATCGCTGACCTTCTCGTCGCGCGGCACCCGCCCGGCGACGGCCGCCGAGGACAGGCCGATGCGCGGCCGTAGCTCGCTGATGTCGACCTTGCCGAGCACTTCACCGAGCAGATGCGCCACGCCGGAGGTGGGGTGCAGCTCGGCGGCGGCCATGCGCAGCAGCGAGGTCTTGCCCGCGCCGTTGGGGCCGAGCACGACCCAGCGTTCGTCGAGCTCGACCTGCCAGGTGACCGGGCCGACGAGCGTGTGGCCCGAACGACGAACGGTGACGTCGGTGAAATCGATGAGCAGATCCGGATCCGGTTGTGGCACGCGGTCCATCTTGGCCCACCCATGGGATCACTGGCCAATGCGGGCGGGGCCGCGTGGCGCGTGTCGCCGGGTCAGCGACGGCGACCGAGCACGAACAGACCGCGTAGCCGCTGGTCGACGTCCTGCTCGGCGGTGGGACGGGCCGCGCCCCGCTCGGGCGAGCGATGTAGCAACCGGGCCACGAGGAAGGCCAGGGGAACCGACAGCAGCACCCAGACGGCGAGAATCACCAGCAGCGTCGTCATAGCTGGTCCATCCCTTCGGTCGACAAAGCCGCGTTGCTTCGGGTCTGCGATCCTGCGCCCGGCATACCCGGCGAGATAGAGCACAACGTCCTCGAGTGATACCCCGATTCGCCCCGGCCGAAGCCTTTTCCCAGCGCGCCGCTGTCGCGCGCGGTCACCACTGCCGTGGGGGAACCGCTATCACTGTCATCGAGCCGGGCGCCACTTCCGTGAACCCGGCGTCACGCACGGCCACTGCCGAGCCGTGTGCGACCGCATCCGCCAACGCCTTCCATTGTCGCGCGTCGGCTTCCCGGACGGCACAACGAAATTCTCGCGCGGCCCAGCACCGCGCGGCTGCCACGGGCAACGCGCCTGCCAGCAGCATGCTGGCGTGCCCGACCTGCGCGGCGGCCTTGCCCAGCGTCATGCCGAGCGCCGAATCCACCCACAGCACCGGCAGATCCGGGTCGGCGGGACCGGGATCGTCGTGCTCGAGCTCGGTGCCGCCGATCTGCAGCCGCCTGATCCGCGGATCGACCGCGCCGACCGGGCCGGGGACGAACGCGCGGGCCTGTGCCCCGTCGACCTCGACGGTGATCCCGTCCACCTCGTTCGCGGCGAGCCACTGGGCGCCGCGGGCCCGCCTGCTCACCTTGCGGATGCGCGAACGCTTCCAGGCCAGATAGCGCTCGGCCCACTCGCCGCCGGGGCCGACCCGTTGGTCCAGGCACAGGGCCACCGAGGCGGTGGCCGCCGCGGCGAGCAGCGCGCTGCGCGGCGGCGGGTCCTGCTTGGGCAGGTGCAGCACGATCTGCATGGCCTGCACCTGGGCCGGATCGTCGGGGTCACCCGCGCCGCCGTAGCCGGTCGCGAGCTCCGCGTGCCGGACGCGGAACCCCGCCTCATCGAATTCGGCTTGCGGTACCGGACTTTCGTGTTCGTCCCGGATTCCGGCCACACATTCCGGGATGCCCGACATCACTCCACCTTGATCGTCAACGAAAACGTCTGCGCCGGTGCGATGCCCTGCTCCCACGGGCGCATGTAGTCCATCGTGAGCTGGGTGACGCCCGCGCCCGCACCGACGAAGGTCCACTCCGAGGTGCCGCCCGCACCGGGCGCCACCGGCACCGAGGGGTCCTGCTTGAACGTCGGTTCGCCTTGCGCCCGAACCACATTCGGATCCAGGCCGGAAATCTGCCAGGAGAAGCCGGTGGACGGGTTCGCGGGCAGGCTCAGCACCAGCGACTGCCCGATGGTGAGCCTGCGCTCCTGACCGTTGGCCTCCTGCGTCGCGTTCATCACCGCGTACGCGGCGCCGGAGCTCGGCGTCGCCGCGGTGGTGGGCGTCGCGTCGGACGAGTCGTCCTTGCCGCATCCGACGACGGACAGTCCGACTAACAGCACCAGCAGTGTCTTGCGCACCGAAAGCTCCGATCGCCTGATGATCATGGTCGGCGTCAGCCTACCGACGACGCCGACCGGACCGCTCCATCGACACCGCCTCTTCGGCGCTCAGCTCAACGGCACGCGACGCAGCAGGCCGTCGCGCGCGTCGGCGGCCTCCACCTCGTGCCGGGTGACGCCGAGGACGTACAGCACCGCGTCCAGGAAGGGGTGCGACAGCGCCGCGTCGGCGACCTCGCGCAGCGCGGGCTTGGCGTTGAACGCGACTCCGAGCCCCGCGGCGTTGAGCATGTCGATGTCGTTGGCGCCGTCGCCGACCGCGACGGTCTGCTCCATCGGCACCCCCGCCTCGGCGGCGAACTTGCGCAGCGCGGTCGCCTTGGCGGCCCGGTCGACGATCTCACCGACCACGCGACCGGTGAGCTTGCCCCCGACGATCTCCAGGGTGTTGGCCTGCACGAAGTCCAGTTCCAGCTCGTGCGCGAGCGGTTCGATGACCTGCCGGAACCCGCCCGACACCACGCCGCAGCGGAAGCCGAGCCTGCGCAGGGTGCGGATGGTGGTGCGGGCACCGGGAGTCAGCTCGATCCGATCGGCCACCGCGTCGATCACCGACTCGTCCAGACCGGCCAGCGTCGCGACGCGCTGACGCAGCGACTCGGCGAAATCGATCTCGCCCGCCATCGCGGATTCGGTGACCTTGCGGACCTCCTCCTCGACGCCGGCGTGCGCGGCGAGCATCTCGATCACCTCACCTTGGATCAGGGTGGAGTCGACGTCGAAGACAATGAGGCGCTTGGCCCGTCGGGCCAGCCCGGCCCGCTCCACCGCGACGTCGATCTGCTCGGCCACGGCGATCTCGGCCAGCGCGGTGCGCAGCCGCGAGTCGGTGTCCGCGCCGGTGTCGGTCGCGGTGACCAGCAGTTCCATTCCGGTGACCGGATAGTCGGCGATGCCGCGGATGGTGTCGATGTTGGCCCCGAGCGCGGCGAGCTGCCGCGACACCGAACTGAACGCGTGCGCGGTGACCGGGGCGCCGAGCACGACCACCGCGTGGGTGGACATCGGCTGGCGGCCGATCTCCGCGTCCACCTCGACATCGACGTGCATGCCGACGGTGTTCATCGCTTCTTCGAGTTCGTCCTGCAGTGACTCGGCGTCACCCGGGCAGGTGACCAGCACGCCGAGCGTCAGCCGGCCGCGGATCACCACCTGCTCGACGTCGAGCAGGTCGACGTGGTGCCGCGACATCGCGGCGAGCAGCACGGACGTCACACCGGGACGGTCCGGTCCGGTGACGGTGACGAGAACGGTGGTGTCGGTCAACTGATGTGCTCCAGGGTCGTGGTACGCCGTCGCTGTGCTTGACCTCGTTGTCACGTCGCTCCGGGCGATAGTGCCCTGCGAAGAGCGTAGGCCGCTCCCGCAGAAACGAGCGTGCACCCGCTGGTGACCAGCAGGTGCACACTCTCGTCGTCGTAATTCTCCGGCGTCTACTACTTGGTCGCGACCGCGCCCTCGTGGACGTCGTGGGCGTGCTTGCCCGAGCCCCAGCCCACGTGCGCCTCGGCCCGCATGCGCTCGACCATGTGCGGGTAGTGC
This genomic interval carries:
- a CDS encoding DUF1697 domain-containing protein, with protein sequence MQTYAALLRGIAPSGKNMSNDKLRGVFDGLGFDRVASVLASGNIVFRSADTEVGELEDRIQRALHRELGIPGGTIIRSHAELRALLDSDPFPGLTHGRGTYLVATFFKDGTQASGELPDQPDPLTRVVGYDKSCRAFLAVIDNSEPGKTPDFMSWLDKTYGKNITTRTWLTVQRIVKKMEA
- a CDS encoding enoyl-CoA hydratase-related protein yields the protein MAEFVTLELTEGDAARRVAVLRIDRPPLNLLNLQLARELAEAAETVAADPAVAAVLVYGDERVFCAGDDLAELAGLGADQARALAADLQGHLGCLARLPQPTVAAISGYGLGAGLELALGADRRIIGDNVKLGLPQIKAGLIPLAGIRRLALLIGPGPAKDLVYSGRFVEPAEALSLGLVDEVVAPDDVYAAGLRWARRFTEAPARALAAAKAVFEAGPHGLDRAQTEWSDLFRTEDRRIGTESYLANGPGSAAFVGH
- a CDS encoding ABC transporter ATP-binding protein translates to MDRVPQPDPDLLIDFTDVTVRRSGHTLVGPVTWQVELDERWVVLGPNGAGKTSLLRMAAAELHPTSGVAHLLGEVLGKVDISELRPRIGLSSAAVAGRVPRDEKVSDLVVSAGYAVLGRWRERYDDVDTDRAVDMLESLGAEHLSDRTYGTLSEGERKRVLIARALMTDPELLLLDEPAAGLDLGGREELVERLGDLAADPDAPAIVLVTHHVEEIPPGFTHGLLLNEGQVIAQGLLTDVLTSANLSDAFRQSIALDQVDGRYFARRARRAGKHRTR
- the serB gene encoding phosphoserine phosphatase SerB, with product MTDTTVLVTVTGPDRPGVTSVLLAAMSRHHVDLLDVEQVVIRGRLTLGVLVTCPGDAESLQDELEEAMNTVGMHVDVEVDAEIGRQPMSTHAVVVLGAPVTAHAFSSVSRQLAALGANIDTIRGIADYPVTGMELLVTATDTGADTDSRLRTALAEIAVAEQIDVAVERAGLARRAKRLIVFDVDSTLIQGEVIEMLAAHAGVEEEVRKVTESAMAGEIDFAESLRQRVATLAGLDESVIDAVADRIELTPGARTTIRTLRRLGFRCGVVSGGFRQVIEPLAHELELDFVQANTLEIVGGKLTGRVVGEIVDRAAKATALRKFAAEAGVPMEQTVAVGDGANDIDMLNAAGLGVAFNAKPALREVADAALSHPFLDAVLYVLGVTRHEVEAADARDGLLRRVPLS
- a CDS encoding NUDIX hydrolase, with translation MLVRDSAAGPEIFLQRRVGAMAFAAGMTVFPGGGVDPTDGTADIAWTGPEPAWWAERFATTEPRAKALVCAAVRETFEECGVLLAGPTADTVVSDTTGYRAARGRLERRELSFAGFLAEENLVLRADLLRPWANWITPVVEPRRYDTRFFVAVLPEGQLADGATSEAAQVDWRTAAEALRRWREGTDVLLPPTWSQLQALSAFGSTAEILAVDARIEPIMPELVERDGRRVLMFPDNGRYLADLPDSSKLKGSVRE
- a CDS encoding class I SAM-dependent methyltransferase, producing the protein MGYGFGRADVAFLGSAAGSAALAEVDRLELTSASLLRDLERVRRDHGTWSAALVETVRLRRKAGSKLTGAGEWLFTDDALQQATPTLVARHRAARLAGRAVHDVTCSIGAELAELARVCPAVLGSDLDEVRLAMAAHNLADPRNVLLAKADALVPVSRGTVVVADPARRADGRRTHDPAKLQPPLPDLLAAYPGRDLVVKCAPGLDFDRLDWPGEIEVASLDGAVREACLWSRGVADPAVRRRATVLSSAGTSFTLTDADPDEIPEQAPGAWIVDPDGAVVRAGLVRHYAAKHGLWQLDPRIAYLTGDTVPPGTRGFRVIERLDYREKTLRAALRLHDCGPLEIMVRGVDVDPDKLRRTLKPQGAQPFTLIITRIGRTPTAFLCNATAPGAATLPSS
- a CDS encoding protease inhibitor I42 family protein, whose protein sequence is MRKTLLVLLVGLSVVGCGKDDSSDATPTTAATPSSGAAYAVMNATQEANGQERRLTIGQSLVLSLPANPSTGFSWQISGLDPNVVRAQGEPTFKQDPSVPVAPGAGGTSEWTFVGAGAGVTQLTMDYMRPWEQGIAPAQTFSLTIKVE
- a CDS encoding aminoacyl-tRNA hydrolase, giving the protein MSGIPECVAGIRDEHESPVPQAEFDEAGFRVRHAELATGYGGAGDPDDPAQVQAMQIVLHLPKQDPPPRSALLAAAATASVALCLDQRVGPGGEWAERYLAWKRSRIRKVSRRARGAQWLAANEVDGITVEVDGAQARAFVPGPVGAVDPRIRRLQIGGTELEHDDPGPADPDLPVLWVDSALGMTLGKAAAQVGHASMLLAGALPVAAARCWAAREFRCAVREADARQWKALADAVAHGSAVAVRDAGFTEVAPGSMTVIAVPPRQW
- a CDS encoding class I SAM-dependent methyltransferase, with amino-acid sequence MTVRPDDPAPNPHATEAEVEAARKDTKLAQVLYHDWEAETYDDKWSISYDERCIEYARGRFDAAVGPAPLPYERALELGCGTGFFLLNLMQGGVAKTGSVTDLSPGMVKVALRNAQNLGLDVDGRVADAETIPYEDNTFDLVCGHAVLHHIPDVELALKECLRVLKPGGRFVFAGEPTTAGNFYARWLGRITWKATTTVTKLPQLAGWRRPQTELDESSRAAALEAVVDLHTFDPSDLEAMASSAGAVEVKASTEEFAAALWGWPVRTFEAAVPDEKLTMGYRMAMYKAWLRLSWLDENVMRRVVPRQFFYNAMITGVKPWGMEAGAAGANSSTE